In one Pseudomonas sp. SG20056 genomic region, the following are encoded:
- a CDS encoding carbon-nitrogen hydrolase family protein → MTFAVIQMVSQADVLANLAQARQLLEQAAAQGARLAVLPENFAAIGRRDQAALGRAEALGEGPILPWLQQAARDLGLWIVAGTLPLPPDGQPDAKAHACSLLIDDHGQRVARYDKLHLFDVDVSDSHGRYRESDDYAFGSQVVVADTPVGRLGMTVCYDLRFPELYSALRAAGAELICAPAAFTAVTGAAHWQILTRARAIETQCYVLAAGQGGTHPGGRETFGHSALVDPWGRVLAELPRGPGVLLAERDATEQAAIRQRMPVARHKRFFAAAEPRLPGATVINEIEQ, encoded by the coding sequence ATGACCTTCGCAGTTATTCAAATGGTCAGCCAGGCCGATGTCCTGGCCAATCTGGCGCAGGCTCGGCAGTTGCTTGAGCAGGCTGCCGCACAAGGTGCGCGATTGGCCGTGCTGCCGGAAAATTTCGCGGCCATCGGCCGGCGCGATCAGGCCGCGCTGGGGCGCGCCGAAGCGTTGGGCGAGGGACCGATTCTGCCTTGGTTGCAACAAGCCGCCCGTGACCTGGGCTTGTGGATTGTCGCCGGCACCTTGCCTTTACCGCCGGATGGCCAGCCTGATGCCAAGGCTCACGCCTGCTCGCTGTTGATCGATGATCACGGCCAGCGCGTGGCCCGCTATGACAAGCTGCACCTGTTTGATGTGGATGTCAGCGACAGCCATGGCCGTTATCGCGAGTCTGACGATTACGCCTTCGGCAGCCAGGTGGTGGTCGCCGATACCCCGGTTGGGCGTTTGGGCATGACCGTTTGTTATGACCTGCGCTTTCCCGAGTTGTACAGTGCCCTGCGCGCAGCCGGTGCAGAGCTGATCTGTGCGCCGGCTGCCTTTACTGCGGTTACCGGTGCAGCACATTGGCAGATACTCACCCGCGCGCGGGCCATCGAAACCCAGTGCTACGTGCTGGCGGCCGGACAGGGCGGTACTCATCCAGGTGGGCGCGAGACCTTTGGCCATTCGGCGCTGGTCGATCCCTGGGGGCGCGTACTCGCCGAACTGCCACGCGGGCCGGGCGTGCTGCTGGCCGAGCGTGATGCGACCGAACAGGCGGCGATTCGCCAGCGCATGCCGGTGGCGCGGCATAAACGTTTTTTTGCGGCAGCCGAACCACGGCTGCCAGGTGCAACAGTCATCAACGAGATTGAGCAATGA
- the tldD gene encoding metalloprotease TldD: protein MNTMLVSVSEHLLGPGGLTIEHLPAVLADLAGPGIDAADLYFQSQVSETWALEDGIVKEGSFNLDQGVGVRAQSGEKTGFAYSNAITADALSQAARAARSIARAGQNGRVQAFSSPLVKPLYAQDNPLDVLGRAEKVELLKRIDVATRALDPRIKQVSVSLAGVWDRILVAANDGSLGADIRPLVRFNVSVIVEQNGRRERGSHGGGGRTDYRYFLEQTSNNEERAMGYAREALRQALVNLEAIPAPAGTMPVVMGAGWSGVLLHEAVGHGLEGDFNRKGSSAYSGRMGEQVASSLCTIVDDGTLAERRGSLSMDDEGTQTQCTTLIENGVLKGYMQDKLNARLMGVACTGNGRRESYAHLPMPRMTNTYMLAGESDPEEIIRSVKKGIYCANLGGGQVDITSGKFVFSTSEAYLIEDGKITAPVKGATLIGNGPEAMSKVSMVGNDLALDSGVGTCGKDGQSVPVGVGQPTLKIDAITVGGTGS from the coding sequence ATGAACACTATGTTGGTATCTGTCAGTGAACATCTGCTGGGGCCGGGCGGTTTGACCATTGAACATCTGCCCGCAGTTCTGGCCGACTTGGCCGGGCCGGGAATCGATGCGGCCGACCTGTATTTCCAGAGCCAGGTCTCGGAAACCTGGGCGCTGGAGGATGGCATCGTCAAGGAAGGCAGTTTCAACCTCGATCAGGGCGTCGGTGTGCGCGCTCAGTCCGGCGAGAAGACCGGTTTTGCCTACAGCAATGCGATCACCGCTGATGCCTTGAGCCAGGCTGCGCGTGCGGCCCGCTCGATTGCCCGCGCTGGGCAGAACGGCCGCGTGCAAGCGTTCAGCAGCCCGCTGGTCAAGCCGCTGTATGCCCAGGACAACCCGCTGGATGTGTTGGGGCGGGCGGAAAAGGTCGAGCTGCTCAAGCGCATTGACGTCGCTACCCGCGCCCTTGACCCACGCATCAAACAGGTCTCGGTCAGTCTGGCCGGGGTGTGGGATCGCATTCTGGTGGCGGCGAATGACGGCAGCCTGGGCGCGGATATCCGCCCGCTGGTGCGCTTCAATGTCAGCGTGATCGTCGAGCAGAACGGTCGCCGCGAGCGTGGCAGCCACGGTGGTGGCGGACGTACCGATTACCGCTACTTCCTCGAACAGACCAGCAACAACGAAGAGCGCGCCATGGGCTATGCCCGTGAGGCCCTGCGCCAGGCACTGGTCAACCTCGAAGCTATTCCAGCCCCAGCAGGCACTATGCCTGTGGTGATGGGGGCTGGCTGGTCCGGTGTGCTGCTGCACGAAGCGGTCGGCCATGGCCTGGAAGGCGACTTCAATCGTAAGGGCAGCTCGGCCTACAGCGGCCGAATGGGTGAGCAGGTGGCGTCCAGCCTGTGCACCATCGTCGATGACGGTACCCTTGCCGAGCGTCGCGGTTCTCTGAGCATGGACGATGAGGGCACGCAGACCCAGTGCACCACGTTGATTGAGAACGGCGTGCTCAAGGGCTATATGCAGGACAAATTGAATGCCCGCCTGATGGGTGTGGCGTGCACTGGCAACGGTCGCCGTGAGTCCTACGCGCACCTGCCGATGCCGCGCATGACCAATACCTACATGCTGGCCGGCGAAAGCGACCCGGAAGAAATCATCCGCTCGGTGAAGAAGGGCATCTATTGCGCCAACCTCGGCGGCGGTCAGGTCGATATCACCAGTGGCAAGTTCGTCTTCTCCACCAGCGAGGCTTACCTGATCGAGGACGGCAAGATCACCGCCCCGGTCAAAGGCGCCACCCTGATAGGCAATGGCCCGGAAGCCATGAGCAAGGTGTCGATGGTCGGTAACGACCTGGCGCTGGACAGCGGCGTCGGCACCTGCGGCAAGGACGGCCAATCGGTGCCGGTTGGCGTGGGCCAGCCGACGCTGAAGATTGATGCGATTACGGTGGGCGGGACGGGCAGCTAA
- the yjgA gene encoding ribosome biogenesis factor YjgA: MSEYLDDDFSGEKSKTQIKREFHALQDLGQRLTTLKLDLLNKLPLTDELRRALAEAPKHTANAAKKRHVQFIGRLMRDQDIPAILTLLDQLDASTRQYNERFHNLERWRDRLLNGDDDTLEKFVGEYPDADRQHLRQLIRQGQHELAQNKAPAASRKIFKYIRELDETQRGLR; the protein is encoded by the coding sequence ATGTCTGAATACCTTGACGACGACTTCTCCGGCGAGAAGAGCAAAACCCAGATCAAGCGCGAGTTTCATGCGTTGCAGGATCTGGGGCAACGCCTGACCACCCTGAAACTCGACCTGCTGAACAAACTGCCACTGACCGACGAGCTGCGCCGCGCGCTGGCCGAAGCGCCCAAGCACACGGCCAATGCCGCGAAGAAGCGCCATGTGCAGTTTATCGGCCGCTTGATGCGCGATCAGGATATCCCCGCCATCCTGACCCTGCTTGACCAGCTGGATGCCTCTACCCGCCAGTACAACGAACGCTTTCATAACCTGGAGCGCTGGCGTGACCGCTTGCTCAACGGCGACGACGACACCCTGGAAAAGTTTGTCGGTGAATACCCCGACGCCGACCGCCAACACCTGCGCCAGCTGATCCGTCAGGGCCAGCACGAACTGGCGCAGAACAAAGCGCCTGCCGCGTCCCGCAAAATCTTCAAATACATCCGCGAACTGGACGAAACCCAGCGCGGCTTGCGCTAG
- the pmbA gene encoding metalloprotease PmbA yields the protein MSAVDIVGPQAVPHLQAQVEQIIAEAKKQGASACEVAVSVEQGLSTTVRQGEVETVEFNRDQGFGITLYVGQRKGSASTSASGEAAIRETVAAALAIAKHASEDECAGLADAALMARELPQLDLYHAWSITPEQAIEQALSCEAAAFAADQRIKNADGTTLNTHQGCRVYGNSHGFVSGYASTRHSLSCVMIAEDGGQMQRDYWYDVNRQGELLADAGSIGRRAAERAVSRLGARPVPTCEVPVLFAAELATGLFGSFLAAISGGNLYRKSSFLEGSLGQQLFPEWLKIDERPHIPRALGSAAFDGDGLATYTKSFVERGELLSYVLGTYSGRKLGMPSTANSGGVHNLFVSHGDESQKALLKRMGRGLLVTELMGQGLNMVTGDYSRGAGGYWVENGEIQFPVQEVTIAGNLRDMFKQIVAVGNDLELRSNIRTGSVLIERMTVAGS from the coding sequence ATGAGTGCAGTAGACATCGTCGGCCCCCAGGCTGTGCCGCATTTGCAGGCGCAGGTGGAGCAGATTATTGCCGAGGCTAAAAAGCAGGGCGCGAGTGCCTGTGAGGTGGCCGTATCGGTGGAGCAAGGCTTGTCCACCACGGTACGTCAGGGTGAAGTGGAAACGGTCGAGTTCAACCGCGACCAGGGTTTCGGTATCACCCTGTATGTCGGTCAGCGCAAGGGCTCGGCCAGTACTTCGGCCAGTGGTGAAGCCGCGATTCGCGAAACCGTCGCGGCGGCCCTGGCGATTGCCAAGCATGCCTCCGAAGACGAATGCGCCGGGCTGGCCGATGCCGCGCTGATGGCCCGCGAGCTGCCGCAGCTGGATCTTTATCACGCTTGGTCGATCACCCCGGAGCAGGCCATTGAGCAGGCCTTGAGCTGCGAGGCCGCGGCCTTTGCCGCAGACCAGCGGATCAAGAACGCCGACGGCACGACTTTGAATACCCATCAGGGTTGCCGGGTCTACGGCAACAGCCATGGTTTTGTCAGCGGCTATGCCAGCACGCGGCACAGCTTAAGCTGCGTGATGATCGCCGAAGATGGCGGACAGATGCAGCGCGACTACTGGTACGACGTCAATCGCCAGGGCGAGTTGCTGGCCGATGCCGGCAGTATTGGTCGGCGCGCCGCCGAACGAGCGGTAAGCCGTTTAGGTGCGCGCCCGGTGCCAACCTGTGAAGTGCCGGTGCTGTTCGCCGCTGAGTTGGCGACCGGTTTGTTTGGCAGCTTCCTGGCGGCGATTTCCGGCGGCAATTTGTACCGTAAATCATCCTTTCTCGAAGGTTCCCTCGGTCAACAGCTATTCCCCGAGTGGCTGAAGATTGATGAGCGTCCGCATATCCCGCGTGCTTTGGGCAGTGCCGCCTTTGATGGTGACGGTCTGGCGACTTACACCAAATCCTTTGTCGAGCGCGGCGAGCTGCTGTCCTATGTACTCGGCACCTATTCCGGGCGCAAGCTGGGTATGCCCAGCACCGCCAACTCTGGCGGCGTGCATAACCTGTTTGTTAGCCATGGCGATGAAAGCCAGAAGGCGTTGCTCAAGCGTATGGGGCGTGGGCTGCTGGTCACTGAGCTGATGGGGCAGGGGCTGAATATGGTCACTGGCGACTATTCGCGTGGTGCCGGTGGTTACTGGGTGGAAAACGGCGAGATCCAGTTTCCGGTGCAGGAAGTTACCATCGCCGGAAACCTGCGCGACATGTTCAAGCAGATTGTCGCTGTCGGTAATGATCTGGAGCTGCGCAGCAATATCCGCACTGGCTCGGTGCTTATCGAGCGCATGACCGTGGCCGGTAGTTGA
- a CDS encoding HPr family phosphocarrier protein, protein MPACEITIINKLGLHARAAAKFVGVAGRFPCQVKIGRSPKSLVDGKSIMAVMMLAAGKGTPVHLHTEGEQDSEALQALSELINNYFDEGE, encoded by the coding sequence ATGCCCGCCTGCGAAATCACCATTATCAACAAGCTTGGCCTGCACGCCCGTGCGGCGGCCAAGTTTGTCGGCGTCGCTGGGCGTTTTCCTTGCCAGGTCAAGATCGGCCGTAGCCCGAAGAGTCTGGTCGACGGCAAAAGTATTATGGCGGTGATGATGCTTGCCGCCGGTAAAGGCACGCCCGTGCACCTGCACACCGAAGGCGAGCAGGATAGCGAGGCGCTGCAGGCCCTCAGCGAGCTGATCAACAACTACTTCGACGAAGGCGAATAG
- the rapZ gene encoding RNase adapter RapZ — translation MRLIIVSGRSGSGKSTALDVLEDNGFYCIDNLPAGLLPELAERALLHTELLHPQVAVSIDARNLPSHLKRFPELLEEVRARHIKCDVIYLDADEETLLKRFSETRRRHPLTNESRSLAEAIADESLLLGPIIDLADLKIDTTHLNLYQLRDSLKLRLLNQPEPGTAFLLESFGFKRGMPVDADLVFDVRCLPNPYWKPDLRDFSGLDQPVVDYLSAQADVEDMYQDILAYLTKWLPRFAASNRAYVTVAIGCTGGHHRSVYLANRLGETLKPILKNVQTRHRDLS, via the coding sequence ATGCGCCTGATCATCGTTAGCGGTCGCTCCGGCTCCGGGAAGAGCACCGCCCTCGATGTGCTTGAGGACAACGGTTTCTACTGCATCGATAACTTGCCGGCCGGCCTGCTGCCTGAACTGGCTGAGCGTGCCCTACTGCACACCGAACTGCTGCATCCGCAGGTCGCAGTGTCGATTGATGCGCGCAACCTGCCGAGCCACCTCAAGCGCTTCCCCGAGCTGCTTGAAGAAGTTCGCGCACGGCACATCAAATGCGATGTGATCTACCTGGATGCCGACGAAGAAACCCTGCTCAAACGCTTCTCGGAAACCCGTCGGCGCCACCCGCTGACCAACGAGAGTCGCTCTCTGGCTGAAGCCATCGCCGACGAAAGCCTATTGCTCGGGCCAATCATTGATCTGGCCGACCTGAAAATCGACACCACCCACCTCAACCTGTATCAGCTGCGCGACAGCCTCAAACTGCGCTTGCTTAACCAACCCGAGCCGGGTACCGCGTTTCTGCTGGAGTCCTTTGGTTTCAAGCGCGGCATGCCGGTGGATGCTGATCTGGTATTTGATGTGCGCTGCTTGCCCAACCCGTACTGGAAGCCAGACCTGCGCGACTTCTCCGGCCTCGACCAGCCTGTAGTCGATTACCTCTCGGCCCAGGCTGATGTCGAAGACATGTACCAGGACATCCTCGCTTACCTGACTAAATGGCTGCCGCGCTTTGCCGCCAGCAACCGCGCCTATGTAACGGTTGCAATTGGCTGCACTGGCGGTCACCACCGCTCGGTGTACCTGGCCAACCGCCTGGGTGAAACCCTCAAACCCATCCTGAAAAACGTTCAGACTCGCCACCGCGACCTCAGCTAA
- the ptsN gene encoding PTS IIA-like nitrogen regulatory protein PtsN → MIRLETILTPGRSLVNVPGGSKKRVLEQIANLVARELPDLDGQDIFESLIAREKLGSTGFGNGIAIPHCRLPGCTAPISALLRLDAAVDFDAIDGAPVDLLFVLLVPEAATDAHLELLRQIASMLDRSDVRASLRQAESSEALYQVVVDVQSQLNRA, encoded by the coding sequence ATGATCCGACTTGAAACTATCCTGACCCCCGGCCGTTCCCTGGTGAACGTGCCGGGCGGCAGCAAAAAACGTGTTCTCGAACAGATTGCCAACCTGGTGGCGCGCGAGCTGCCTGACCTGGATGGCCAAGACATCTTCGAAAGCCTGATTGCCCGAGAAAAACTCGGCTCGACCGGTTTCGGTAATGGTATTGCCATTCCGCACTGTCGCCTGCCCGGTTGCACCGCGCCGATCAGCGCCTTGCTGCGCCTGGACGCTGCCGTAGACTTCGACGCCATCGACGGTGCGCCTGTGGACCTGCTGTTTGTCCTGCTGGTGCCCGAAGCAGCCACCGACGCTCATCTGGAACTGCTCCGGCAGATCGCCAGCATGCTCGATCGCAGCGATGTGCGTGCCAGCCTGCGCCAAGCGGAAAGCAGCGAAGCCCTGTATCAGGTAGTCGTGGACGTACAAAGCCAACTCAACAGAGCCTGA
- the hpf gene encoding ribosome hibernation-promoting factor, HPF/YfiA family → MQVNISGHQLDVTDALRDYIAEKLGRLERHFDKITNVQVTMEVEKLKQKIEATLHIAGGEVVANAEHEDMYAAIDLLTDKLDRQLIKHKEKQLERQQGAMAR, encoded by the coding sequence ATGCAAGTCAACATCAGTGGACACCAGCTGGATGTGACCGACGCCCTGCGCGACTACATCGCCGAAAAACTCGGCCGATTGGAGCGCCACTTCGACAAGATCACCAATGTACAAGTCACCATGGAGGTCGAGAAACTCAAACAGAAAATCGAAGCGACCCTGCACATTGCTGGCGGCGAAGTGGTCGCCAATGCCGAGCATGAAGACATGTACGCAGCCATCGATCTACTGACTGATAAACTCGACCGACAACTCATCAAACACAAGGAAAAACAGCTCGAACGTCAACAGGGCGCTATGGCCCGCTGA
- a CDS encoding RNA polymerase factor sigma-54, whose translation MKPSLVLRMGQQLTMTPQLQQAIRLLQLSTLDLQQEIQEALESNPMLERQEDGDDFDNSDPMADGAESASPSEQPEAPYQETNYQEATQTVDNLEEGDWGERIPNELPVDTAWEDIYQTSASSLPSSTNDDDEWDFTTRTSSGESLQSHLLWQLNLAPMSDKDRLIGVTLIDCINEQGYLEETLEEVVEAFDPELDIELDEVEAVLHRIQQFEPTGIAARNLGECLLLQLRQLPAKTPWLSEAQRLASDYLDLLGSRDYSQLMRRMKLKEDELRQVIDLIQSLNPRPGSQIESSEPEYVVPDVIVRKHNERWLVELNQEAMPRLRVNAQYAGFVKRADSSADNTFMRNQLQEARWFIKSLQSRNETLMKVATQIVEHQRGFLDYGDEAMKPLVLHDIAEAVGMHESTISRVTTQKFMHTPRGIYELKYFFSSHVSTSEGGECSSTAIRAIIKKLVAAENAKKPLSDSKIAGLLEAQGIQVARRTVAKYRESLGIAPSSERKRLI comes from the coding sequence ATGAAACCATCGCTAGTCCTGAGAATGGGCCAGCAGCTGACGATGACACCGCAGCTGCAACAGGCCATCCGCCTGCTCCAACTGTCTACCCTGGATCTGCAACAAGAGATCCAGGAGGCGTTGGAGTCCAACCCGATGCTCGAACGCCAGGAAGATGGCGATGACTTCGACAATTCGGACCCCATGGCCGATGGCGCAGAAAGCGCCAGCCCCAGCGAACAGCCCGAAGCGCCCTATCAGGAAACCAACTACCAGGAAGCCACGCAGACCGTGGACAACCTGGAAGAAGGCGACTGGGGCGAACGCATTCCCAATGAGCTGCCCGTCGATACCGCCTGGGAAGATATCTACCAGACCAGCGCCAGCAGTCTGCCCAGCAGCACCAACGATGATGACGAGTGGGATTTCACCACCCGCACCTCCAGCGGCGAGAGCCTGCAAAGCCATCTGCTTTGGCAGCTAAACCTGGCCCCCATGTCAGACAAGGATCGCCTGATCGGCGTCACCCTGATCGACTGCATCAACGAACAGGGCTATCTGGAAGAAACTCTGGAAGAAGTGGTCGAGGCCTTCGACCCGGAACTGGATATTGAGCTCGACGAAGTCGAAGCCGTTTTACACCGCATCCAGCAATTCGAGCCCACCGGTATCGCAGCGCGCAACTTGGGCGAGTGCCTGCTTCTGCAGCTCCGTCAGCTGCCGGCGAAAACCCCATGGCTGAGTGAAGCCCAGCGCCTGGCCAGCGACTACCTCGACCTGCTCGGTAGCCGCGACTACAGCCAGCTAATGCGCCGTATGAAGCTCAAGGAAGACGAGCTGCGCCAGGTTATCGACCTGATTCAAAGCCTCAACCCGCGCCCTGGCTCGCAGATCGAATCCAGCGAGCCGGAATACGTGGTGCCCGATGTCATCGTGCGCAAACACAACGAACGCTGGCTGGTGGAACTCAATCAGGAAGCCATGCCGCGCCTGCGCGTCAACGCGCAATACGCCGGTTTTGTGAAGCGCGCCGATTCCAGCGCCGATAACACCTTTATGCGTAACCAGCTGCAAGAAGCGCGCTGGTTTATCAAAAGCCTGCAAAGCCGCAACGAAACCCTGATGAAGGTCGCCACGCAGATCGTCGAACATCAGCGTGGCTTCCTCGATTACGGCGATGAGGCGATGAAACCCCTGGTGCTGCACGATATTGCCGAAGCCGTGGGCATGCACGAATCGACCATCTCGCGGGTGACCACGCAGAAATTCATGCACACCCCGCGTGGCATTTACGAGCTGAAATACTTCTTCTCCAGCCACGTCAGCACCTCCGAGGGCGGCGAATGCTCGTCCACGGCAATCCGCGCCATCATCAAAAAACTGGTCGCCGCGGAAAATGCGAAAAAGCCGTTGAGTGACAGCAAGATCGCTGGTTTACTGGAGGCACAGGGCATTCAAGTCGCTCGCCGCACGGTCGCCAAGTACCGTGAATCCCTCGGAATAGCGCCTTCCAGTGAGCGCAAACGATTGATCTAA
- the lptB gene encoding LPS export ABC transporter ATP-binding protein, whose amino-acid sequence MATLKAQHLAKSYKGRQVVRDVSLSIDSGQIVGLLGPNGAGKTTCFYMIVGLVQADQGRVMIDDLDVSHQPMHGRARAGIGYLPQEASIFRKLSVADNIMAILETRKDLDGAARRKELEGLLQEFHISHIRDNLGMSLSGGERRRVEIARALATNPKFILLDEPFAGVDPISVGDIKQIIHHLKAKGIGVLITDHNVRETLDICETAYIVSDGQLIAEGDAEAILANQTVKEVYLGHEFRL is encoded by the coding sequence ATGGCCACATTAAAAGCCCAACACCTGGCCAAGAGTTACAAAGGCCGCCAGGTCGTGCGCGACGTCAGCCTGAGCATCGACAGCGGGCAGATTGTCGGCTTGCTTGGCCCCAACGGCGCTGGCAAGACCACCTGTTTCTACATGATCGTCGGCCTGGTACAGGCTGATCAGGGTCGAGTGATGATCGATGATCTCGACGTCAGTCATCAGCCCATGCATGGCCGCGCTCGCGCCGGCATTGGCTACCTGCCGCAGGAAGCCTCGATTTTCCGCAAGCTCAGCGTGGCCGACAACATCATGGCCATCCTGGAAACCCGCAAGGACCTGGACGGCGCTGCTCGTCGCAAGGAACTTGAAGGCCTGCTGCAGGAATTCCATATCAGCCATATTCGCGACAACCTCGGCATGAGCCTGTCCGGTGGTGAGCGCCGCCGCGTGGAAATTGCCCGCGCCCTGGCGACCAACCCTAAGTTCATCCTGCTCGACGAGCCCTTCGCCGGCGTAGACCCGATTTCCGTGGGCGATATCAAGCAGATCATCCATCACCTCAAGGCCAAGGGTATCGGTGTATTGATCACCGACCACAACGTGCGCGAGACCCTGGATATCTGCGAGACCGCCTATATCGTCAGCGATGGCCAGCTGATCGCAGAGGGTGATGCCGAGGCCATTCTGGCCAACCAAACAGTCAAAGAAGTGTATCTGGGGCATGAGTTCCGGCTGTAA
- the lptA gene encoding lipopolysaccharide transport periplasmic protein LptA, with protein sequence MRLVNTLPLLLSLSAALGSVSAWALPSDREQPIRIQADSAELDDKQGVAVYRGDVVITQGTMKVTGDTVTITQNSQGDVEVFTSVGKPAYYEQLPSADKQIVKAYGLTIQYFMANERVVLIDQAKVIQEGNTFEGEKIVYDTQRQIVNAGRATGTNVTAPRPRIDMVIQPKNKPADQQAQ encoded by the coding sequence ATGAGGCTCGTTAACACCCTCCCCCTACTACTCAGCCTCAGCGCCGCACTCGGAAGTGTCAGCGCCTGGGCCCTACCCTCCGATCGCGAACAGCCTATCCGCATCCAGGCTGACAGCGCGGAACTTGATGACAAGCAAGGCGTAGCGGTCTACCGCGGTGATGTCGTCATCACCCAGGGCACCATGAAGGTTACCGGCGACACCGTGACCATTACCCAGAATTCCCAGGGCGATGTCGAGGTATTTACCTCCGTTGGTAAGCCGGCCTATTACGAACAACTGCCGTCAGCCGACAAGCAGATCGTCAAGGCCTATGGCCTGACTATCCAGTACTTTATGGCCAACGAGCGCGTGGTCCTGATCGATCAGGCCAAGGTGATCCAGGAAGGCAATACCTTCGAAGGCGAGAAAATCGTCTATGACACCCAGCGCCAGATCGTCAACGCCGGCCGCGCTACAGGCACCAATGTCACTGCGCCACGCCCGCGCATCGATATGGTGATCCAGCCGAAGAACAAACCAGCCGACCAGCAGGCGCAGTAA
- the lptC gene encoding LPS export ABC transporter periplasmic protein LptC has protein sequence MPRKLFNIALFAFVALLVAALGYWNLSPDGFNEQARSAGTDNAIDFYATNTYTVQYQADGKLHYELKADKVEHVKASDITLMTSPNMNLFRGTELPWKIRSERGEVSPGGAEVELIDKVRVERTDAKGRPTILTTSRLTVFPEKEYAQTQQAVRIDAANGVTTAQGMKAYMNDGRMLLLSNVRGQHEAR, from the coding sequence ATGCCCCGCAAGTTATTCAATATTGCCCTGTTCGCCTTTGTCGCCCTGCTGGTGGCGGCACTCGGCTATTGGAACCTCAGCCCGGATGGTTTCAACGAGCAAGCTCGCAGCGCAGGGACCGATAACGCTATCGATTTTTACGCTACCAACACCTACACAGTTCAATACCAGGCCGATGGCAAGCTGCACTATGAGTTGAAGGCCGATAAGGTCGAGCACGTCAAGGCAAGCGACATCACCCTGATGACCAGCCCGAACATGAACCTGTTCCGCGGCACCGAGCTGCCCTGGAAAATCCGCAGTGAGCGCGGCGAAGTGTCGCCAGGTGGCGCCGAAGTCGAGTTGATCGACAAGGTGCGCGTCGAGCGTACCGACGCCAAAGGCCGCCCGACCATCCTCACCACCAGCCGCCTGACCGTATTCCCCGAGAAGGAATATGCGCAGACCCAGCAAGCCGTTAGAATCGACGCGGCCAATGGGGTGACCACGGCACAAGGAATGAAAGCGTACATGAATGACGGCAGGATGCTCCTGCTGTCCAACGTAAGAGGTCAGCATGAGGCTCGTTAA
- a CDS encoding HAD family hydrolase, which yields MSTDVINPDLLQRAKAVKLAIFDVDGVLTDGKLYFLVDGSEFKTFNTLDGHGIKMLINSGVRTAIISGRKTPVVERRAQNLGIQHLYQGREDKLVVLDELLGELGLDYAQVAYLGDDLPDLPVIRRVGLGMAVASADGFVRLHAHGVTRARGGEGAAREFCELIMHAQGTLEAAQAAYL from the coding sequence ATGAGCACTGACGTGATCAACCCCGACTTACTGCAACGCGCCAAGGCCGTCAAACTGGCCATTTTCGACGTCGACGGCGTGCTGACCGACGGCAAACTGTACTTTCTGGTCGACGGCAGCGAGTTCAAGACCTTCAACACCCTCGACGGTCATGGCATCAAGATGCTGATCAACTCCGGCGTGCGCACTGCCATTATCAGCGGCCGCAAAACACCGGTGGTTGAACGCCGCGCGCAAAACCTGGGGATTCAACACCTCTATCAAGGCCGCGAAGACAAGCTGGTAGTTCTTGATGAACTGCTCGGTGAACTGGGCCTAGACTATGCACAGGTTGCATACCTCGGCGACGACTTGCCCGACCTGCCGGTGATTCGCCGCGTCGGCCTGGGCATGGCTGTCGCCAGCGCCGACGGCTTTGTTCGCCTGCACGCCCATGGTGTTACCCGTGCTCGCGGTGGCGAAGGCGCCGCCCGTGAGTTCTGCGAACTGATCATGCACGCCCAAGGCACCCTTGAAGCCGCTCAAGCCGCTTACCTATAG